A segment of the Candida albicans SC5314 chromosome 2, complete sequence genome:
AACACTACTACTTTAGTGCAACGACATACATATTTTATgcaatttattatcatttacctttagattttttttaattttatttatattcacGGAACAATACTTCAACAATGTATTCCATCTACATTTAGGATTTGATCTTTTGGCACAGTCtgttcaaatttatttttaatttttatcTAATTTTTAAGTTAAGATTCGGTAATaagaatttgtttatattcaTAACTATTTATTActtgatttttgtttttattggGGAGTGATTTTATACAACAAAAAGCAAAACGGTTTTACAATTTATTTCATATTAaagattttattattattattattattattttatccttctattttattcaaagaTACATTCAACTAGatctttgaaatcaaatccagtttatcaatatttattcAAGGTGTTTACATTCAAGGATTTAAACACAAACataacaaacaaataaataaacaatcacattgaattaaaaaagacaaaacaaaaacaagagACAGAAGTCcattattttgaattatttttatatcCTTATTTAGATTGTGTTAAGACTAAACAACCATTTCAAACATGATTAATGACAATATTTATAAGAGTATTCATAGTATGGCTTCGGCCACTGGTCCAACTGCCACGGGTATTTCCCACGGTGCCAATCCTGCAGATGATGTGAATAACACTGATCCtaatttaaaaagaatttcTCAATTTATACTTTTAGGAGCTGCAGAAGCAACGGGGAATAGACATCATAATTTACACGATGGTAAAAGTGAACTTTCATATGAATCATCGTTGGATATTATGTCTGTGcaaaataatgaagaattaaaagatgaatttgatgaatttattgAGATTCCAACATTGGTGTCCGATAACGAAtcagaagaaattgaatcgATTGCCACTAAAACTTCAGCACCACATTGGAAATCGCAATTATCATTACAACCAACACCAGCCACTAGTCAAAGTGGCAGTAATAGAGAAGGTGTCCAAGCTGCAAGATTTAATGTGCAATCAGCaaataatcatcaacatcagcCAGTGGTCCATCAACATACCTCTATCCAGAGGGCAAATATTAAAAGAGGAATTCTTGCCACCAGAAAAAATAACCAACAACCAGCTATCACTGTTGACGATGTTAAACAATCTATCAACTCtacaacaactactactactacaacaacaacagcctCGACTTCCAAACAATCTTCATTGGAATGTTCTCAGGAACAATTCAAACTTGAAAGAACCAAAATCATGACCATTGTTATCAAATATGTGACTGCAAAAATTCATAATTCTTTCCCACCAGATTCAGGTAGAAATGTTaaacaaaatgaattaCCATTGGATAAATTCTTGTTAATATTGACAAGCAGATTAAGAATAACCTCACCGGTGTTTTTAAAAgcaataatttatttgtttagATATATggatataatttatttattacgATACTTGAATCAAACCAATAATTTTGTCAATTATAATGACATGGGatttgaattgaagaaattaattgtGGGTTGTCTTAAACTTGCAATTATAAAAGAGAATAGGATTactaaaaacaaatatgtTTTGAATTGGGAACAAATTACTGGATTGAagaatcaagaaattaattcTATTGTTAAAACATTAGTTGGAAGAATGAATGGGAAATTAAACATTAAAGATGTTGAAGTTGCTAATATGAAGAATGAAATGTTTAGATTTGTTAAAATGATATCTACACAAGTTTAGTGGTTGAATTTCTGGAAGAGAATAAAGAGTATTTTTAAGATTACattatctttctttttttttatatatatgtattttCTGTTTGTTTTGGGAGGAAATTATGTTTGATTgtcttttattttattttaattttactTTGAAAGTTGTTTATTTTGAGTTCTTGTGTATTTGATGTTATTACCTTTAGGTATTTATAAGTCTGTTTATTGTGTATATTgcatttgtttattatttttacaTAGTACAATTGTAAAGTATTGtaagaaagagagagaaacCCCATGGCATAAAAACTACGCTATCAGTAACTCTTTTTAATACTTGTTATGTTGTTTCAATATCTGATTTTGGATCCATGTCTACTATATTGAAGGCAACTGGGAAAGAGGTATAAATGTGCCACACTAATAGAACCAATATTTCTATCTAATGTTGTGgtaacaattttttaacttctaacaaaaatttataaacatTTTGTCTCCTCGAATAATCTTATTTTCCTTAACACCGATAACACCAAGAGCTTTAAATCAATCGACTGATGCTTGGCTTTTAATCAATTCCATGACCACCGCAACCATTAAGATCGACACTGCTCTATTTATTAGGTTAGCAAAACTTCCGTCAGAAATCGTTGCTTATATCATTGGTTTCTTACCGAAATGTATGTTGCCAGAATTATTGTACTTCCCACCAATTAAGGAGATTGTtgtatcaacaattttttcagATGTGAATATTGCTGAAGAGTACCTAAGGGATAAGGCCAGTGATGTACCAGGTGTTGGATATGGAATTTGCTATTGCGATTATTTCAAAGTCACACTCGACGATTTAAAAAGGGGTATTGATCAATGGAGTATTTACCCAAGATGCatatatattgataatgtggaagattttcaaaatgTATGTGATGACTTCCCTGAACTATTATTCAAAGCCCAGAGTATCAATGGTTCATTTGCAGGGGATGAGGGCCCAAATCCAGAACCTTTctttaaattctttttggatttgaatatcaagtttgattcattaagtttatcaaatttctCTGATCCACTCACAGTACCTCCTATTGCTACAAGCATTGAACTACTAAATGCTTCATTGACCAACTATGTGATACCGGGGGTAAAGAAGTTGGATGTTGATGCTGGATCTGATGAGATGGAAACCCAAACATACGCTTTTTCTTctgatttggaaaatttatTACTCTATACTAAAAGGTCGATTGAAGTGACCTTACCTCAAACTTTGCGGAAACTAGAGGTATACGCATTTTAGAGCTCAGTGCATTTTATATCAGAAGAGATGGTTAATTTGGAATACTTAACAATTCAGTTGCCAAATATTCGAACTTTTAATGAAACAGGAATAATTGCTccaaatttaaaagaaCTAAATGTAAGATGTGATCAATTGTCAAATCTCGAGGAGTTGCGACAATTCCAAcatttgaaagaattagaatttgGATTTTGTAATTATCCCTTTGGGTTGTTTGATGAAGATTCTTTTCCCGAGTTAGAAAGTTTTATGTGCTGGGGGTGTCATATTCTGGATTCAGAAGATTGTCATAACtcatcattaatttttcCTCGAAATTTGAAGCAATTAGCAATTGAATGTCCCggttttgaaaatgttgaTTTCACCACGGCAATGCTCCCACTTACATTAACTATTTTGCATGTTTCTGGTCTATCTTTTAATGATGGATATTTGGGTGAAAACTTACGGTATGTTAATGTTCAAGGTTCAAGCCTTGTATTTAAAAAGAGATTCATAATATTCCCCATGGTCGAAAAATTCATATTGAAAGCTGATCATCTAACATTTGAAAGTCTGGATTTTATGTATCATTTACCTGCCAGCCTAATGCACTTGAACTTGTTCGCCTGTGAGCAGGGAAAGATGAACCCCCTTGCACAAAAAGTAAAATGGCCGTCGATGTTGAGTGGTTTCGTCTTTCAGaacttcaaaatcaattatgagacattaaaattgttgaatatgAAAGAGTCtagaattgaagaaattgatatttgcGGGGGTGATATCAAGACATTAGATGCTGACCTATTTCCTGTCAGTGTCAAAGATCTATCTTTAGTGCAAATGGGAATCGAGGAAGTGTTGGGCTCGtttgaagatttggaaaatcTACAAAAGCTTTCTCTACAAGGgaatcaattaaagaaaatatcACCCGTTAGAATGCCAGTATCATCATTGAGCTTTTTAGATCTAAAACAATGCAACCTTCGTTTGATATCACCATTCGTGGTTTCAATGTTTGaggaaaagaataaaaatgtTAAGCTAAGAGTCAATGCTACAGGGAACTTGAATTTGAATGTTTTTGATGTAAGGAGAGCATTGAAAGCATCAAAAGGACTCTCATTGAACGTTaacaattttgataaaaatttgatagAGGTTTCGAAGCGTTCTACTCGTTTGTGTTGTGAGTATGAGCTTCCTGATCCTTATTTTAAAGAATCTGAAATGGAAGAGGAGGTGGTGCTGGTTTCCGACTATGATTCAGACGATCTCTATAATGGAAGTGGATTTGATCCGGATGAAGAATATATGGGGATCATAGTTTTaagtaaataaatttttaatgaaTATGAGGGTTTACGGAGCAATTTTTTGAGGCATTAGTAGATTAAGTACTGTATAATTTAGATATAATCGCTTCAATAATTATTCACAAATAGATGTCCTTAATTTACATATCCGGGCAATTGGTGTAATGTTAGTTTTGGAAAAGATCAAGTCAAAAAGTACTACAACCTAGTATATGTCTTACTAATTGAACCAATAATCTTAGATCTTGGAGGAGTTTTCCAATTGAGCGATGGTAACCCTCGAATGAGAACTAACGGCAATTAGTAGAGATATTTCTCATACAGTGGTTGTACTAAAAGCTACAATTTAGTTGTTCAattggcaaaaaaaagaaataaaaacatGATAATAGCCAGGCAATACTATGGTTCCAGTCTCAAAtgtttattaaaaatggGGAGCCATCTTGTGCGGGCCTAGGTGTTtataatattcaatttagtTACATAGAAAGagaattataaattaactAGTGAGGATTTTGGTCTATATTTAAAAGAATGCTTCCAACAGTGGGTTCATGCAAGCACTACTGTATTCTCTTTGACGAAAACCTTATTACCATAATATTTCCCTTTACAGTATTCTTGAACACCATCATGTAAATATAGGTAAAGTTTATTTCTCACCTTGTTAGAACACATGCTGTTTTCCAACTATTACATtcatgaaaaataaaatatttaacaatttcttcatttttaaatattaaaaaactAAAGTTCAAGTTTCATTTCAAAGCACTAACCGCTTCCTATAGCACCTGAATTTGGAGaccaatcaatcaattaattttaggATAGCTTGACTTGctaaaattcaaatcaaacgACGCGTGAACAATTATTTCTACAGAATTAGCAAACAGTAATTTCATAACATTAGTTTTCTCAATCTCAAGGTTCAATTTAGAGTAATTTCTATGGTAATCGTAAGTTTCAACATTGATACTGAtcttttcattaatttagCAAAGCTTCCAGCCGAAGTAATTGCTTTAATTTTTAGCTTTGTACCAAAATGTATGTTGCCAGAGTTATTGTATTGCTCACCAATTAAAAAGGTCGCTGCATCTGCAATTTTGTCATATGTAGATGTCTATGACGCTATTGAGAGACACAAGTGGAGTTATGAGCTAGGTGTTGGATACCCAAATTGTTCTTGCCGACAGTTCAGAATCACacaagaaaatttgaaacaagGTATTCGCCAATGGAAAATATTTCCAAAATCCATTGCTTTGAACAATGTGGACCAACTTGCAATTGCATTGAATGATTCCCGTGAATTTTTTGTGGATGCTCAACTTATTAATGCTTcttttttggaaattggGTATCACGATTATGAAGGAGTATTTCGGGACTTTTTAAAATCCAGATTTAAGTTTAGTTGTTTGACCTTGTCGAATCATCGGAATCCACTTACTTTACCTCCCATTGCCATAAATGTCAAGCTAagtaaaattaaattgaatagtTATGTGATCCCCGGGGTAAAGAAGTTGGAACTCGATGTTCCAAAGAATCAAGAGGAAAGACTCACATTTTCTGCAGAGTTAGAGgatttaataatcaattctGATCGGTCAATTCAAGTGACTTTACCTCCAAATTTACAGAAACTAGAGG
Coding sequences within it:
- a CDS encoding uncharacterized protein (Protein of unknown function; mutants are viable; rat catheter and Spider biofilm induced), whose translation is MINDNIYKSIHSMASATGPTATGISHGANPADDVNNTDPNLKRISQFILLGAAEATGNRHHNLHDGKSELSYESSLDIMSVQNNEELKDEFDEFIEIPTLVSDNESEEIESIATKTSAPHWKSQLSLQPTPATSQSGSNREGVQAARFNVQSANNHQHQPVVHQHTSIQRANIKRGILATRKNNQQPAITVDDVKQSINSTTTTTTTTTTASTSKQSSLECSQEQFKLERTKIMTIVIKYVTAKIHNSFPPDSGRNVKQNELPLDKFLLILTSRLRITSPVFLKAIIYLFRYMDIIYLLRYLNQTNNFVNYNDMGFELKKLIVGCLKLAIIKENRITKNKYVLNWEQITGLKNQEINSIVKTLVGRMNGKLNIKDVEVANMKNEMFRFVKMISTQV
- a CDS encoding uncharacterized protein (Ortholog of Candida albicans WO-1 : CAWG_04197), which produces MTTATIKIDTALFIRLAKLPSEIVAYIIGFLPKCMLPELLYFPPIKEIVVSTIFSDVNIAEEYLRDKASDVPGVGYGICYCDYFKVTLDDLKRGIDQWSIYPRCIYIDNVEDFQNVCDDFPELLFKAQSINGSFAGDEGPNPEPFFKFFLDLNIKFDSLSLSNFSDPLTVPPIATSIELLNASLTNYVIPGVKKLDVDAGSDEMETQTYAFSSDLENLLLYTKRSIEVTLPQTLRKLEVYAFQSSVHFISEEMVNLEYLTIQLPNIRTFNETGIIAPNLKELNVRCDQLSNLEELRQFQHLKELEFGFCNYPFGLFDEDSFPELESFMCWGCHISDSEDCHNSSLIFPRNLKQLAIECPGFENVDFTTAMLPLTLTILHVSGLSFNDGYLGENLRYVNVQGSSLVFKKRFIIFPMVEKFILKADHLTFESSDFMYHLPASLMHLNLFACEQGKMNPLAQKVKWPSMLSGFVFQNFKINYETLKLLNMKESRIEEIDICGGDIKTLDADLFPVSVKDLSLVQMGIEEVLGSFEDLENLQKLSLQGNQLKKISPVRMPVSSLSFLDLKQCNLRLISPFVVSMFEEKNKNVKLRVNATGNLNLNVFDVRRALKASKGLSLNVNNFDKNLIEVSKRSTRLCCEYELPDPYFKESEMEEEVVSVSDYDSDDLYNGSGFDPDEEYMGIIVLSK